From a region of the Hemibagrus wyckioides isolate EC202008001 linkage group LG06, SWU_Hwy_1.0, whole genome shotgun sequence genome:
- the LOC131354128 gene encoding tripartite motif-containing protein 16-like: MAEASISVDQDQFICPVCLDLLKDPVTIPCGHSFCKVCINGCWDQEDQKGVYSCPQCRDTFTPRPVLRRNNMLAEVVEKLKKKTEVQAASPAHCYTGPGDVECDFCPGRKHKAIKSCLVCVASLCETHLKPHLEIPVLKKHKLVEASGNLQEKICSEHDKVLEIYCRTDQSFICYLCTMDKHKSHDTVSVKAYRTEKESELKEEQMKFQQRIQEKQKKVQELKQTVNTIKLSAQTAVDDSEMIFTEMISSMEKKRSEVTELIRAQEKAELSRAERLLEQLEQEIADLQRRVTEMEQPSHTHDHIHFLQEIKALVSGHRSPPAKRSDFQSDLCEDTSSITVNQHLSFDGVRKSLSDLKKRLEEIFQEEFIEIPEHVKDAQILLSEPKSREEFLKYFCDLTLDPNTVHYYLILSEKNRAVKSSERKQRYSDHPERFDSYSQVLSKESVCGRCYWEVEWSSERYVYISVSYKDISRKGRGNECWFGLNNQSWSLECSSSSLYFYHNYIETDLRVPSSSRIGVYVDHSAGTLSFYSVSDTMKLLHRVHTTFTQPLYAGFWLSWNILTKSGSTVRLCDLKK, from the exons ATGGCTGAGGCCAGTATTTCAGTAGATCAGGATCagttcatctgtccagtgtgtctggatctcctgaaggatccggtgactatcccctgtggtcacagtttctgtaaggtgtgtattaatggctgctgggatcaggaggatcagaagggtgtctacagctgtcctcagtgcagagacactttcactccaaggcctgttctacgcagaaacaacatgctggctgaagtggtggagaaactgaagaagaagactgaagtccaagctgcttctcctgctcactgttacactggacctggagatgtggagtgtgatttctgccccgggagaaaacacaaagccatcAAGtcctgtttggtgtgtgtggcTTCTCTTTGTGAAACTCACCTGAAACCTCATCTTGAAATACCTGTTTTGAAAAAACACAAGTTAGTTGAAGCTTCTGGAAATCTacaagagaagatctgctctgaacatgatAAAGTGCTGGAGATCTACTGTCGTACTGACCAAAGCTTCATCTGTTATCTGTGTACGATGGATAAACACAAAAGCCACGACACCGTCTCAGTTAAAGCTTACAGAACTGAGAAAGAG agtgagttaaaggaggagcagatgaaattccagcagagaatccaggagaagcagaagaaggtgcaggagctgaaacagactgtgaacactataaag ctcagtgcacagacagcagtagatgacagtgagatgatctttactgagatgatcagctccatggagaaaaagcgctcggaggtgacggagctgatcagagctcaggagaaggctgaactgagtcgagctgaacgactcctggagcaactggagcaggagattgctgatcttcagAGGAGAGTCACTGAGATGGagcagccttcacacacacatgatcacatccacttcctccaggaaATAAAG GCTTTAGTCTCTGGTCATCGCTCTCCCCCAGCTAAGAGATCAGATTTTCAGTCAGATCTCTGTGAGGACACTTCCAGCATCACTGTCAATCAACATCTCtcatttgatggagtgaggaaatctctctctgatctgaaaaagagactgGAGGAAATCTTCCAGGAGGAATTCATCGAAATCCCTGAACATG TTAAAGACGCTCAAATTTTACTCTCAGAGCcaaagagcagagaagagtttctgaaat ATTTCTGtgatctgactctggatcccaacacagtacattattacctcattctgtctgagaagaacagagcagtgaagagcagtgagagaaagcagcgatactctgatcatccagagagatttgactcctacaGTCAGGTGTTgagtaaggagagtgtgtgtggacgctgttactgggaggtggagtggagcagTGAGAGATATGTGTAcatatcagtctcatataaagacatcagcaggaaaggacGGGGGAATGAGTGTTGGTTTGGACTCAACaatcagtcctggagtctggaatgttcttcttcttctctttatttctaTCACAACTACATTGagactgatctcagagttccatcatcctccagaataggagtttatgtggatcacagtgcaggaactctgtccttctacagcgtctctgacaccatgaagctcctccacagagtccacaccacattcactcagcctctatacgCTGGATTCTGGCTCTCCTGGAATATTTTGACGAAATCAGGATCAactgtgagattgtgtgatcTAAAAAAATAA